In the genome of Cutibacterium equinum, one region contains:
- a CDS encoding DUF2938 family protein: protein MQVMRIGVGELVQAAVVGVGATLVMDAVAEVLRRTRGTRSLDYALVGRWLGHMPEGVFQHDPIMAAEPVPYEKALGWAAHYAIGTGFALALAVADPDWLKRPRFVPAVAWGLGAAAAPCLLMQPCFGMGVAASLANPCRIAVHEMYYNNGSGKMVYAGLVRGYSWWKPGTQKRCTHYATQLSGVRAWKSSVGW, encoded by the coding sequence ATGCAGGTCATGCGTATTGGTGTCGGAGAACTTGTCCAAGCTGCTGTGGTCGGGGTGGGGGCAACCCTGGTAATGGACGCAGTAGCAGAGGTGCTTCGCCGTACGCGTGGCACCAGGTCATTGGACTACGCCCTGGTTGGTCGGTGGCTCGGGCACATGCCTGAAGGTGTCTTCCAGCACGACCCGATCATGGCGGCCGAGCCCGTCCCGTACGAGAAGGCTCTGGGTTGGGCGGCTCATTACGCCATCGGGACTGGCTTCGCCCTAGCGCTGGCTGTCGCCGATCCTGACTGGCTGAAACGACCGCGTTTCGTTCCCGCGGTGGCATGGGGGCTCGGCGCCGCGGCGGCGCCCTGTCTGCTCATGCAGCCCTGTTTCGGGATGGGCGTGGCCGCTTCACTGGCCAATCCATGCAGGATCGCAGTTCACGAAATGTATTATAACAATGGGTCCGGAAAGATGGTCTATGCAGGCCTGGTTAGAGGTTACTCGTGGTGGAAGCCGGGGACACAAAAACGATGCACCCACTACGCCACGCAATTGAGTGGAGTTCGCGCATGGAAAAGCTCAGTCGGATGGTAA